A single region of the Acanthopagrus latus isolate v.2019 chromosome 11, fAcaLat1.1, whole genome shotgun sequence genome encodes:
- the LOC119029090 gene encoding cytochrome b-c1 complex subunit 6, mitochondrial, translating into MVFEEKMIMNGEPDDEEEEEEEEEDEEMVDPLDVMRQKCEEAEHCVQTRSRLEECETRVGSRSMTAEDCTEELFDFLHARDHCVAHKLFHSVK; encoded by the exons ATGGTTTTCGAGGAGAAGATGATCATGAACGGAGAGCCCGACGAT gaggaggaagaagaagaggaggaggaagatgaagaaatgGTG GATCCTCTTGATGTGATGCGACAGAAGTGTGAGGAGGCGGAGCATTGCGTTCAGACTCGGTCGCGTCTGGAGGAGTGTGAGACCAGAGTTGGCTCTCGGTCTATGACAGCGGAGGATTGTACTGAGGAGCTGTTTGACTTCCTACATGCTCGGGACCACTGT GTGGCGCACAAACTGTTCCATTCAGTCAAATGA
- the LOC119029085 gene encoding cytochrome P450 2J1-like, which produces MNSVFSAIGSFVDCDVKSLLLFIAVFLITADYIKNRRQASFPPGPWAWPIVGNIFTVDHRRTHESLTQLAEKYGDVYSLRMGQEWVVVLNRYEVLKEALVNQGDSVADRPVLPLLDRTIHGLGVIFSNGNIWKQQRRFALSTLKYFGFGKKSLEPVILDEFTFCAKHFSSFEGKPFDPQKVISNMVSNVICSLVFGHRFEYTDERFMRLIRWFEQSLQFEVSLWAQLYNSFPRLVNPLPGPHNTHIRIANATKDFIREELEEHKKNWDPSDPRDYIDCYLKEIQMCKGQADSTFDEENLIICVWDLFVAGSETTSTTLRWALLYMAKYPEIQAKVQDEIDRVIGQSRQPSMDDRAKLPYTDAVIHECMRMGNIAPLGLPHITIRDMQLCGYTVPKGVVVVPNLTSVLVDKNEWATPLTFNPGHFLNEEGKFVKPTAFIPFSAGKRLCLGETLAKMELFLFFTSFMQRFTFCMPPGVKPMMEPRFGITLAPHPYKICATSR; this is translated from the exons atgaattcagTCTTTTCTGCAATTGGATCCTTCGTGGACTGTGATGTcaaaagtctgctgctcttcatcGCAGTTTTCCTCATCACTGCAGATTACATTAAGAACCGTCGTCAGGCCAGCTTCCCTCCAGGACCCTGGGCATGGCCTATTGTGGGCAACATATTTACTGTGGACCACAGAAGGACCCATGAGAGCTTGACACAG TTAGCAGAGAAATATGGAGATGTTTACAGCCTGCGAATGGGCCAGGAATGGGTGGTGGTATTAAACAGGTACGAAGTACTGAAAGAAGCCCTGGTGAATCAAGGAGACAGTGTGGCAGACCGTCCAGtcctccctctgctggacaGGACAATACATGGACTAG GTGTAATTTTCAGTAATGGGAACATATGGAAGCAGCAGAGGCGTTTTGCACTTTCAACCCTCAAATATTTTGGATTTGGCAAGAAGTCACTCGAACCTGTCATCTTGGACGAATTTACATTTTGCGCAAAACACTTCAGTAGCTTTGAAG GCAAGCCATTCGATCCCCAAAAAGTCATCAGCAACATGGTCTCCAACGTCATCTGCTCCCTGGTTTTTGGTCACCGCTTTGAGTACACTGATGAGAGGTTCATGAGACTGATAAGGTGGTTTGAACAAAGTCTCCAGTTTGAAGTCTCCCTTTGGGCGCAG ctttaCAACTCATTCCCTCGGCTGGTGAATCCTTTGCCAGGGccacataacacacacattcgcaTCGCCAATGCTACGAAGGACTTCATAagggaagagctggaggagcacaaaaaaaactgggaTCCCTCAGACCCAAGAGACTACATCGACTGCTACCTGAAGGAGATTCAGATG TGTAAGGGGCAGGCTGACAGTACTTTCGATGAGGAAAACCTGATTATTTGTGTCTGGGATCTGTTTGTGGCGGGATCTGAGACCACATCCACCACCCTGCGCTGGGCTCTGCTCTACATGGCAAAGTACCCTGAGATTCAGG CAAAGGTGCAAGACGAGATAGACAGAGTGATCGGTCAGTCCCGACAGCCGTCCATGGACGATCGTGCAAAACTGCCCTACACTGACGCCGTCATCCATGAGTGCATGAGGATGGGCAACATAGCTCCTCTCGGCCTGCCTCACATTACCATCAGGGACATGCAGCTGTGCGGCTACACAGTCCCGAAG GGAGTCGTAGTTGTTCCCAACTTGACTTCGGTGCTGGTCGACAAGAATGAGTGGGCGACGCCCCTCACCTTCAACCCCGGACACTTTCTGAACGAGGAGGGCAAGTTTGTGAAGCCTACTGCTTTCATCCCATTCTCTGCTG GCAAGCGACTGTGTCTGGGAGAGACTCTGGCCAAGATGGAGctgttcctcttcttcacctccttcatGCAGCGGTTCACCTTCTGCATGCCTCCTGGAGTGAAGCCTATGATGGAGCCCCGTTTTGGAATCACCCTGGCGCCGCATCCGTATAAAATCTGCGCAACCTCACGCTAG
- the si:ch211-221n20.8 gene encoding neurogenic locus notch homolog protein 2 isoform X1 has translation MAQLWTLLPALLLVLTVAERLDSQEENENEVLKHTEGELSKSQTEVAENAIGNLSEPTLSRTPTTTASLTATVSLSPTLAPRCPENQVMLENGTGCGCPPGLVKGGDNCTCPVGFTLGAAAQCKDVDECEGEGSGPCGLHASCTNTPGSYSCSCLRGYLMGAGGCQDVDECALAEVTGLQACRGNAECRNSPGSFTCSCPSGYVMALNGESCLDVDECSFEEQCRRELGNVCVNTPGSFVCQCQPGFRAEAPACVGPVCPDYAVCQDVDECAESPAVCDGQGVCENTLGSYKCVCRPGYRGNGTHCEDDNECASGGHGCDNNARCGNIIGSYFCQCYQGFNGDGHTCFDIDECAVNNGHCEHNCTNEAGGYSCRCASGYQLDQDGHNCTDADECLALNGTCEHVCLNTQGSFRCSCRPGYQLHIDGHTCVDIDECKLQNGGCSHTCSNSPGGHTCHCPPPLLLDTDDLTCSNLTSCKLRNGGCNHLCSVRAEGQVLCSCRAGWKLGEDLRSCVDVNECEDFTNGGCEQLCVNHPGGFNCTCREGYKVQTDDLTKCQPVCDPPCHNYGVCVAPNSCDCPQGYPGLGCSAMCSPPCAHGGTCMRWNKCLCRPGWTGEGCHAAVCELPCANGGRCVGPDTCQCPSDYTGPQCLLPLCTPACKNGGRCVDVNKCTCVAGWQGARCQIEPVQCHRPCKNGGVCVGLNRCRCAKGFTGSICEIAVTTPCVPPCQHGATCSPHNTCTCPEGTAGLRCERLTCPVVTTVVSMARAVRKAFRESYVDRCGPLGVQLCTKYRMNQARVYLQAYRVGYKIQCPERKGR, from the exons ATGGCTCAGCTCTGGACCCTCCTGCCGGCCCTGCTGCTGGTTTTAACCGTGGCCGAACGTCTGGACAGccaagaggaaaatgaaaatgaagtcctgaaacacacagagggggaGCTCAGCAAGAGCCAG aCTGAGGTGGCCGAGAACGCCATTGGAAATCTCAGTGAACCCACACTGAGCCGCACCCCTACCACAA CCGCTTCCCTGACAGCCACAGTCTCCCTGAGCCCTACACTTGCTCCTCGGTGTCCAGAGAACCAGGTGATGCTGGAGAACGGGACAGGCTGCGGCTGTCCGCCGGGCCTGGTGAAGGGTGGAGACAACTGTACCTGCCCTGTGGGCTTCACTCTGGGGGCAGCTGCACAGTGTAAAG ATGTTGATGAGTGTGAAGGAGAGGGGTCCGGACCATGTGGCCTCCATGCCAGCTGCACCAACACCCCCGGCTCTTACTCTTGTAGCTGTCTCCGTGGTTACCTGATGGGTGCCGGAGGGTGCCAGG ATGTAGATGAGTGTGCTCTAGCTGAGGTGACCGGCCTGCAGGCCTGTCGAGGCAACGCCGAATGCAGAAACAGCCCTGGCTCCTTCACCTGCTCGTGCCCTTCAGGATATGTAATGGCTCTAAATGGAGAAAGCTGTCTAG ATGTGGACGAGTGCAGCTTCGAGGAGCAGTGTCGCCGTGAGCTGGGAAAcgtgtgtgtgaacactccCGGCAGCTTTGTCTGCCAGTGCCAGCCAGGCTTCAGAGCGGAGGCCCCCGCCTGTGTTG GTCCTGTGTGTCCAGACTACGCCGTCTGTCAAG ATGTGGATGAATGTGCGGAGAGTCCTGCCGTGTGTGATggtcagggtgtgtgtgagaacacGCTCGGGAGCTACAAGTGTGTTTGTCGACCAGGTTACCGGGGAAACGGCACACACTGCGAAG atgACAATGAGTGTGCGTCAGGTGGCCACGGGTGTGACAACAATGCTCGCTGTGGAAACATCATTGGCTCCTATTTCTGCCAGTGCTACCAGGGCTTCAACGGAGACGGGCACACTTGTTTTG ACATCGATGAGTGCGCTGTGAACAACGGCCACTGTGAGCACAACTGCACCAACGAGGCCGGAGGGTACAGCTGTCGGTGTGCATCAGGCTACCAGCTGGACCAGGATGGACACAACTGCACAG ATGCGGATGAGTGCTTGGCACTGAATGGGACCTGTGAGCACGTTTGCCTGAACACTCAGGGATCTTTCCGGTGCTCCTGCAGGCCTGGCTACCAGCTGCACATTGATGGCCACACCTGCGTGG ACATTGATGAATGTAAACTGCAGAATGGTGGCTGCTCCCACACGTGCAGCAACTCTCCTGGAGGACACACTTGCCactgccctcctcctctgctgctcgaCACAGACGACTTGACCTGCAGCA aTTTGACATCTTGCAAGTTGAGAAATGGTGGCTGCAACCACCTGTGTTCTGTGAGGGCTGAGGGTCAGGTCCTGTGCAGCTGTCGAGCAGGCTGGAAGTTGGGCGAGGACCTGAGGAGCTGCGTAG ATGTGAACGAGTGTGAGGACTTCACAAACGGAGGCtgtgagcagctctgtgtgaaCCATCCTGGCGGGTTCAACTGCACCTGCAGGGAAGGGTATAAAGTACAAACCGATGACCTCACCAAGTGCCAGC CTGTGTGTGACCCTCCCTGCCACAACTATGGAGTGTGTGTGGCACCCAACAGCTGTGACTGTCCTCAAGGCTACCCGGGACTAGGCTGCTCAG CCATGTGCTCCCCACCCTGTGCCCACGGAGGCACCTGCATGCGCTGGAACAAGTGTCTGTGTCGTCCTGGCTGGACCGGAGAAGGCTGCCACGCAG cggTGTGTGAGTTGCCCTGTGCTAACGGTGGTCGCTGTGTGGGGCCTGATACCTGCCAGTGTCCCTCTGATTACACCGGCCCCCAGTGCCTGTTGC CGTTGTGCACCCCTGCCTGTAAAAATGGGGGAAGATGTGTGGATGTCAACAAATGCACATGTGTTGCTGGATGGCAAGGAGCTCGATGCCAGATAG agCCTGTTCAGTGTCACAGACCTTGTAAGAACGGTGGAGTGTGCGTGGGCCTCAACAGGTGCCGCTGTGCCAAAGGCTTTACTGGAAGTATCTGTGAAATCg CGGTGACCACCCCCTGTGTGCCACCCTGCCAACATGGCGCCACCTGCAGTCCTCATAACACCTGCACTTGTCCAGAGGGCACTGCAGGCCTGCGCTGCGAGAGACT gaCATGCCCTGTGGTCACAACGGTGGTCAGCATGGCTCGAGCTGTCAGAAAGGCGTTTAGGGAGAGTTACGTGGACCGCTGTGGACCCCTGGGAGTTCAGCTATGCACAAAATACAG GATGAACCAGGCACGTGTTTACCTGCAGGCCTACAGGGTGGGCTACAAAATCCAGTGTCCAGAGAGGAAGGGCAGATGA
- the si:ch211-221n20.8 gene encoding neurogenic locus notch homolog protein 2 isoform X2 codes for MAQLWTLLPALLLVLTVAERLDSQEENENEVLKHTEGELSKSQTEVAENAIGNLSEPTLSRTPTTTASLTATVSLSPTLAPRCPENQVMLENGTGCGCPPGLVKGGDNCTCPVGFTLGAAAQCKDVDECEGEGSGPCGLHASCTNTPGSYSCSCLRGYLMGAGGCQDVDECALAEVTGLQACRGNAECRNSPGSFTCSCPSGYVMALNGESCLDVDECSFEEQCRRELGNVCVNTPGSFVCQCQPGFRAEAPACVDVDECAESPAVCDGQGVCENTLGSYKCVCRPGYRGNGTHCEDDNECASGGHGCDNNARCGNIIGSYFCQCYQGFNGDGHTCFDIDECAVNNGHCEHNCTNEAGGYSCRCASGYQLDQDGHNCTDADECLALNGTCEHVCLNTQGSFRCSCRPGYQLHIDGHTCVDIDECKLQNGGCSHTCSNSPGGHTCHCPPPLLLDTDDLTCSNLTSCKLRNGGCNHLCSVRAEGQVLCSCRAGWKLGEDLRSCVDVNECEDFTNGGCEQLCVNHPGGFNCTCREGYKVQTDDLTKCQPVCDPPCHNYGVCVAPNSCDCPQGYPGLGCSAMCSPPCAHGGTCMRWNKCLCRPGWTGEGCHAAVCELPCANGGRCVGPDTCQCPSDYTGPQCLLPLCTPACKNGGRCVDVNKCTCVAGWQGARCQIEPVQCHRPCKNGGVCVGLNRCRCAKGFTGSICEIAVTTPCVPPCQHGATCSPHNTCTCPEGTAGLRCERLTCPVVTTVVSMARAVRKAFRESYVDRCGPLGVQLCTKYRMNQARVYLQAYRVGYKIQCPERKGR; via the exons ATGGCTCAGCTCTGGACCCTCCTGCCGGCCCTGCTGCTGGTTTTAACCGTGGCCGAACGTCTGGACAGccaagaggaaaatgaaaatgaagtcctgaaacacacagagggggaGCTCAGCAAGAGCCAG aCTGAGGTGGCCGAGAACGCCATTGGAAATCTCAGTGAACCCACACTGAGCCGCACCCCTACCACAA CCGCTTCCCTGACAGCCACAGTCTCCCTGAGCCCTACACTTGCTCCTCGGTGTCCAGAGAACCAGGTGATGCTGGAGAACGGGACAGGCTGCGGCTGTCCGCCGGGCCTGGTGAAGGGTGGAGACAACTGTACCTGCCCTGTGGGCTTCACTCTGGGGGCAGCTGCACAGTGTAAAG ATGTTGATGAGTGTGAAGGAGAGGGGTCCGGACCATGTGGCCTCCATGCCAGCTGCACCAACACCCCCGGCTCTTACTCTTGTAGCTGTCTCCGTGGTTACCTGATGGGTGCCGGAGGGTGCCAGG ATGTAGATGAGTGTGCTCTAGCTGAGGTGACCGGCCTGCAGGCCTGTCGAGGCAACGCCGAATGCAGAAACAGCCCTGGCTCCTTCACCTGCTCGTGCCCTTCAGGATATGTAATGGCTCTAAATGGAGAAAGCTGTCTAG ATGTGGACGAGTGCAGCTTCGAGGAGCAGTGTCGCCGTGAGCTGGGAAAcgtgtgtgtgaacactccCGGCAGCTTTGTCTGCCAGTGCCAGCCAGGCTTCAGAGCGGAGGCCCCCGCCTGTGTTG ATGTGGATGAATGTGCGGAGAGTCCTGCCGTGTGTGATggtcagggtgtgtgtgagaacacGCTCGGGAGCTACAAGTGTGTTTGTCGACCAGGTTACCGGGGAAACGGCACACACTGCGAAG atgACAATGAGTGTGCGTCAGGTGGCCACGGGTGTGACAACAATGCTCGCTGTGGAAACATCATTGGCTCCTATTTCTGCCAGTGCTACCAGGGCTTCAACGGAGACGGGCACACTTGTTTTG ACATCGATGAGTGCGCTGTGAACAACGGCCACTGTGAGCACAACTGCACCAACGAGGCCGGAGGGTACAGCTGTCGGTGTGCATCAGGCTACCAGCTGGACCAGGATGGACACAACTGCACAG ATGCGGATGAGTGCTTGGCACTGAATGGGACCTGTGAGCACGTTTGCCTGAACACTCAGGGATCTTTCCGGTGCTCCTGCAGGCCTGGCTACCAGCTGCACATTGATGGCCACACCTGCGTGG ACATTGATGAATGTAAACTGCAGAATGGTGGCTGCTCCCACACGTGCAGCAACTCTCCTGGAGGACACACTTGCCactgccctcctcctctgctgctcgaCACAGACGACTTGACCTGCAGCA aTTTGACATCTTGCAAGTTGAGAAATGGTGGCTGCAACCACCTGTGTTCTGTGAGGGCTGAGGGTCAGGTCCTGTGCAGCTGTCGAGCAGGCTGGAAGTTGGGCGAGGACCTGAGGAGCTGCGTAG ATGTGAACGAGTGTGAGGACTTCACAAACGGAGGCtgtgagcagctctgtgtgaaCCATCCTGGCGGGTTCAACTGCACCTGCAGGGAAGGGTATAAAGTACAAACCGATGACCTCACCAAGTGCCAGC CTGTGTGTGACCCTCCCTGCCACAACTATGGAGTGTGTGTGGCACCCAACAGCTGTGACTGTCCTCAAGGCTACCCGGGACTAGGCTGCTCAG CCATGTGCTCCCCACCCTGTGCCCACGGAGGCACCTGCATGCGCTGGAACAAGTGTCTGTGTCGTCCTGGCTGGACCGGAGAAGGCTGCCACGCAG cggTGTGTGAGTTGCCCTGTGCTAACGGTGGTCGCTGTGTGGGGCCTGATACCTGCCAGTGTCCCTCTGATTACACCGGCCCCCAGTGCCTGTTGC CGTTGTGCACCCCTGCCTGTAAAAATGGGGGAAGATGTGTGGATGTCAACAAATGCACATGTGTTGCTGGATGGCAAGGAGCTCGATGCCAGATAG agCCTGTTCAGTGTCACAGACCTTGTAAGAACGGTGGAGTGTGCGTGGGCCTCAACAGGTGCCGCTGTGCCAAAGGCTTTACTGGAAGTATCTGTGAAATCg CGGTGACCACCCCCTGTGTGCCACCCTGCCAACATGGCGCCACCTGCAGTCCTCATAACACCTGCACTTGTCCAGAGGGCACTGCAGGCCTGCGCTGCGAGAGACT gaCATGCCCTGTGGTCACAACGGTGGTCAGCATGGCTCGAGCTGTCAGAAAGGCGTTTAGGGAGAGTTACGTGGACCGCTGTGGACCCCTGGGAGTTCAGCTATGCACAAAATACAG GATGAACCAGGCACGTGTTTACCTGCAGGCCTACAGGGTGGGCTACAAAATCCAGTGTCCAGAGAGGAAGGGCAGATGA